In a genomic window of Streptomyces showdoensis:
- a CDS encoding amidohydrolase family protein yields MPVAGLVPAPRQDPGQADLIVRNAKVFTGDPARPEARAVAIRDGRITALGDDHDLAPLVGPRTRVVDALGRRVVPGLNDSHLHVIRGGLNYVLELRWDGVRSLRHALAMLREQAGRTPRGQWIRVVGGWTAEQFAERRMPTVAELNAAAPDTPVFVLHLYQSALMNRAAVRAAGFTRETPDPPGGQIVRGRDGEPNGVLLAAPGALVLYSTLAKAPTLDEADKRTSTRHFLRELNRFGLTSAV; encoded by the coding sequence ATGCCGGTCGCCGGCCTCGTCCCCGCCCCGCGCCAGGACCCCGGCCAGGCCGACCTGATCGTCCGCAACGCGAAGGTGTTCACGGGCGACCCGGCCCGTCCCGAGGCCCGCGCCGTGGCCATCCGGGACGGCCGGATCACGGCCCTCGGCGACGACCACGACCTCGCCCCGCTCGTCGGGCCGCGGACCAGGGTCGTCGACGCGCTGGGCCGCCGGGTCGTCCCCGGCCTGAACGACTCTCACCTGCACGTCATCCGGGGCGGCCTCAACTACGTCCTGGAGCTGCGCTGGGACGGCGTGCGCAGCCTCCGCCACGCCCTGGCCATGCTGCGCGAACAGGCCGGCCGCACGCCCAGGGGCCAGTGGATCCGCGTGGTCGGCGGGTGGACGGCCGAGCAGTTCGCCGAGCGCCGGATGCCGACGGTCGCCGAGCTCAACGCCGCCGCCCCCGACACCCCCGTCTTCGTCCTCCACCTCTACCAGTCGGCCCTGATGAACCGGGCCGCCGTGCGGGCCGCCGGATTCACCCGCGAGACGCCCGACCCGCCGGGCGGACAGATCGTCCGGGGCCGCGACGGCGAACCGAACGGCGTGCTCCTGGCGGCGCCCGGCGCCCTCGTCCTCTACTCGACCCTCGCCAAGGCGCCGACCCTCGACGAGGCCGACAAGCGCACGTCGACCCGGCACTTCCTGCGCGAGCTCAACCGCTTCGGACTGACCTCCGCGGTC
- a CDS encoding Dps family protein, with protein MESTITGSAPARPGHAPSGGQPLLHQKGAEVQAFGTLKQLPIGLGHDTRMYACQRLNRVLADTQMLYGLYKKHHWLMRGATFHSLHLMLDQHAEAQLALVDALAERVQSLGGVAVGDPRHAAELTAIPRPPNGVEPVPVMLSRLLDAHERILVDARDAAARISAEGDEGSNDLLVSQVVRTGEAQVWFLAEHLVDTPLVRG; from the coding sequence ATGGAATCCACGATCACCGGATCGGCGCCCGCCCGACCCGGCCACGCGCCCAGCGGCGGTCAGCCGCTGCTGCACCAGAAGGGTGCCGAGGTCCAGGCGTTCGGCACGCTCAAGCAGCTGCCGATCGGCCTCGGCCACGACACCCGCATGTACGCCTGCCAGCGGCTCAACCGCGTACTCGCCGACACCCAGATGCTGTACGGCCTCTACAAGAAGCACCACTGGCTCATGCGCGGAGCCACCTTCCACTCCCTCCACCTCATGCTCGACCAGCACGCGGAGGCGCAGCTCGCCCTCGTCGACGCGCTGGCCGAGCGGGTCCAGAGCCTCGGCGGCGTCGCCGTCGGCGACCCCCGCCACGCCGCCGAGCTGACCGCCATCCCCCGGCCGCCGAACGGCGTCGAGCCGGTCCCCGTCATGCTGTCGCGGCTCCTCGACGCCCACGAGCGGATCCTCGTCGACGCGCGCGACGCCGCCGCCCGCATCTCCGCCGAGGGCGACGAGGGCAGCAACGACCTGCTCGTCTCGCAGGTCGTCCGCACCGGCGAGGCCCAGGTGTGGTTCCTGGCCGAGCACCTCGTGGACACCCCGCTGGTCCGCGGCTGA
- a CDS encoding DoxX family membrane protein: MDTGILILRLLVGLLIAGHGVQKVSRRLGGKGLEGGAAEFRADGFRGGALTALAAGGGQIGSGLLLAAGLLTPLAATGAVGVMTVALTVKRHNGLWVQNDGYEYPLVLIGTAAALAATGPGAWSVDAVLGLTPYPLGYAALALAAGIGSGLLTRLVLHRTPPPERRAEPRTAPSGGR; this comes from the coding sequence GTGGACACCGGCATCCTGATCCTGCGGCTGCTGGTGGGGCTGCTCATCGCCGGCCACGGCGTGCAGAAGGTCAGCCGACGCCTCGGCGGCAAGGGCCTCGAAGGCGGCGCGGCGGAGTTCCGCGCCGACGGCTTCCGGGGCGGTGCGCTCACCGCCCTGGCGGCCGGCGGGGGCCAGATCGGCTCCGGCCTGCTGCTCGCGGCCGGACTGCTGACCCCGCTCGCCGCGACCGGGGCCGTCGGCGTCATGACCGTCGCCCTCACCGTGAAGCGGCACAACGGCCTGTGGGTGCAGAACGACGGTTACGAATACCCCCTCGTCCTCATCGGAACGGCCGCCGCCCTCGCCGCCACCGGCCCCGGGGCCTGGTCCGTCGACGCCGTCCTCGGCCTCACGCCGTACCCGCTCGGGTACGCCGCCCTCGCCCTCGCCGCCGGCATCGGCAGCGGCCTGCTCACCCGGCTCGTCCTGCACCGGACGCCCCCGCCGGAGCGGCGCGCGGAGCCTCGGACGGCACCTTCCGGCGGACGGTGA
- a CDS encoding hydrolase, with amino-acid sequence MFDVTQVQAAPSADLLTPDNAVMLFVDHQPQMFFGTGSGDRAAIINSTVGLAKAAEVFDVPVVLTTVAADTFSGPLLPQLAAVFPKHEIIDRTTMNAWEDEALVAAVKATGRKKIILSGLWTEVCLVLPALSALEQGYEVYVVADASGGVTPAAHEHALQRMIAAGAVPVTWVQVLLELQRDWARQETYGPVTEVVKAHAGAYGLGVVYAQSVIGAHAAG; translated from the coding sequence ATGTTCGACGTCACCCAGGTGCAGGCCGCCCCGAGCGCGGACCTCCTCACGCCCGACAACGCGGTCATGCTCTTCGTGGACCACCAGCCCCAGATGTTCTTCGGCACCGGCAGCGGCGACCGGGCCGCCATCATCAACAGCACCGTCGGGCTCGCCAAGGCGGCGGAGGTCTTCGACGTGCCCGTCGTCCTGACGACCGTCGCCGCCGACACCTTCTCCGGCCCCCTGCTGCCCCAGCTGGCCGCGGTCTTCCCCAAGCACGAGATCATCGACCGCACGACCATGAACGCCTGGGAGGACGAGGCGCTCGTCGCGGCGGTCAAGGCGACCGGCCGCAAGAAGATCATCCTGTCCGGCCTGTGGACCGAGGTCTGCCTGGTGCTCCCCGCCCTCTCCGCGCTGGAGCAGGGCTACGAGGTGTACGTCGTCGCCGACGCCTCCGGCGGCGTCACCCCGGCCGCCCACGAGCACGCGCTCCAGCGCATGATCGCCGCCGGCGCCGTCCCCGTGACCTGGGTCCAGGTCCTCCTGGAACTGCAGCGCGACTGGGCCCGCCAGGAGACGTACGGACCCGTCACCGAGGTCGTCAAGGCCCACGCCGGCGCGTACGGCCTCGGGGTCGTCTACGCCCAGAGCGTCATCGGCGCGCACGCGGCCGGCTGA